In Nymphaea colorata isolate Beijing-Zhang1983 chromosome 3, ASM883128v2, whole genome shotgun sequence, a genomic segment contains:
- the LOC116250672 gene encoding protein FLOWERING LOCUS T-like isoform X2, with the protein MRRERDPLVVGRVVGDVLDPFNRSIALRVSYKSREVTNGCDFRPSVVVNQPRVAIGGDDLRVFYTLIMVDPDAPSPSDPTLREYLHWMVTDIPATTGTAFGQEIVCYEQPRPTVGIHRFIFVLFQQLGRQTVFAPCWRQNFRTRAFAEQYNLGLPVAAVYFNCQRESGCGGRRW; encoded by the exons atgcggagagagagagacccactTGTTGTTGGTAGAGTTGTAGGTGATGTCTTAGATCCATTCAATAGGTCTATAGCTCTAAGAGTTTCATATAAATCGAGGGAAGTGACCAACGGTTGTGATTTCAGGCCTTCGGTTGTGGTTAACCAGCCAAGGGTTGCCATTGGAGGGGATGACCTGAGGGTCTTCTACACACTG ATCATGGTTGATCCTGATGCGCCAAGTCCTAGCGACCCCACTCTCAGAGAATATTTGCACTG GATGGTAACCGACATTCCAGCAACCACTGGCACAGCGTTTG GCCAAGAGATTGTCTGCTACGAGCAACCGAGGCCGACGGTCGGGATCCACCGCTTCATCTTCGTGTTGTTCCAGCAGCTAGGCCGCCAGACGGTGTTCGCGCCTTGCTGGCGCCAGAACTTCCGCACGAGGGCTTTCGCCGAGCAGTACAACCTGGGCTTGCCCGTGGCTGCTGTTTACTTCAACTGCCAGCGGGAGTCAGGTTGTGGGGGAAGAAGATGGTGA
- the LOC116250672 gene encoding protein FLOWERING LOCUS T-like isoform X1, translated as MRCSLSSDPLVVGRVVGDVLDPFNRSIALRVSYKSREVTNGCDFRPSVVVNQPRVAIGGDDLRVFYTLIMVDPDAPSPSDPTLREYLHWMVTDIPATTGTAFGQEIVCYEQPRPTVGIHRFIFVLFQQLGRQTVFAPCWRQNFRTRAFAEQYNLGLPVAAVYFNCQRESGCGGRRW; from the exons acccactTGTTGTTGGTAGAGTTGTAGGTGATGTCTTAGATCCATTCAATAGGTCTATAGCTCTAAGAGTTTCATATAAATCGAGGGAAGTGACCAACGGTTGTGATTTCAGGCCTTCGGTTGTGGTTAACCAGCCAAGGGTTGCCATTGGAGGGGATGACCTGAGGGTCTTCTACACACTG ATCATGGTTGATCCTGATGCGCCAAGTCCTAGCGACCCCACTCTCAGAGAATATTTGCACTG GATGGTAACCGACATTCCAGCAACCACTGGCACAGCGTTTG GCCAAGAGATTGTCTGCTACGAGCAACCGAGGCCGACGGTCGGGATCCACCGCTTCATCTTCGTGTTGTTCCAGCAGCTAGGCCGCCAGACGGTGTTCGCGCCTTGCTGGCGCCAGAACTTCCGCACGAGGGCTTTCGCCGAGCAGTACAACCTGGGCTTGCCCGTGGCTGCTGTTTACTTCAACTGCCAGCGGGAGTCAGGTTGTGGGGGAAGAAGATGGTGA